A window of Hyperolius riggenbachi isolate aHypRig1 chromosome 1, aHypRig1.pri, whole genome shotgun sequence contains these coding sequences:
- the RAN gene encoding GTP-binding nuclear protein Ran yields the protein MAAQTEPQVQFKLVLVGDGGTGKTTFVKRHLTGEFEKKYVATLGVEVHPLVFHTNRGPIKFNVWDTAGQEKFGGLRDGYYIQAQCAIIMFDVTSRVTYKNVPNWHRDLVRVCENIPIVLCGNKVDIKDRKVKAKSIVFHRKKNLQYYDISAKSNYNFEKPFLWLARKLIGDPNLEFVAMPALAPPEVVMDPALAAQYEHDLQAAQTTALPDEDDDL from the exons ATGGCAGCCCAAACAGAGCCTCAAGTTCAGTTCAAG CTTGTTCTAGTTGGTGATGGGGGTACTGGcaaaacaacatttgtaaaacgTCACTTGACTGGTGAATTTGAGAAAAAATATGTAG CTACACTTGGTGTCGAAGTCCACCCACTGGTGTTTCACACAAACAGAGGTCCTATTAAATTTAATGTATGGGATACTGCTGGTCAAGAGAAATTTGGTGGCTTGCGAGACGGATACTACATCCAAG CTCAATGTGCTATTATTATGTTTGATGTAACCTCAAGAGTCACATACAAGAATGTACCAAATTGGCATAGAGATCTTGTAAGAGTGTGTGAAAATATCCCCATAGTCTTATGTGGTAACAAAGTGGACATTAAGGACAGAAAAGTTAAAGCAAAATCCATCGTCTTTCATAGGAAGAAGAATCTTCAG TACTATGACATCTCTGCAAAGAGTAACTACAACTTTGAGAAACCTTTCCTTTGGCTTGCCAGGAAGCTGATAGGTGATCCCAACCTTGAGTTTGTAGCCATGCCTGCCCTTGCTCCACCCGAAGTGGTTATGGATCCTGCTttggcagcacagtatgagcatgaTCTACAG GCTGCCCAGACCACAGCATTGCCAGATGAAGATGATGATCTGTGA